The nucleotide sequence CTATGTCCAACATGTCGGGGAAGGCGGCATAGGCAACGAGCGCGAGGCAGGCCAGAAGCTCCATGACGATGAAGATGCCCACGGTGAGCACCCGCTGGCGGCCGTGCAGGACCAGCGCTATGATAGCACCGCTAATACCGACGGTGAGCAGGCCATACGCTGCGCGTGTCACCGGTGTGAACGCGATGGCCTCGCCGCTGGGATAGCCGCGCAGCAAGCCGATCACGACAGAGAGGACGCCTATGCCGATGGCCGTGGCCGCGAGGAACTGCTTGCTCTGGATCATGGTCTTCGTGAAGCCGAAATAGTCGTTGGACTGCGATGCTCCTGCCGCGATGTCGTGCGGCTGCGTGCGTTTTCTGGCCCAAAGCATGCACGGGTACTGCACCAGCACGAGCACGGTGGCAACCAGGTTCCCCACGGCGACGGGCAGCAGCGTGCACAGGTAGATTTCGACTTCGCTCAAGATGAGAGCCGAGAACACGAACAGGGCCGCGACGATGGTGCCGGTGCCGCGGGCTCGGCGCAGCCAGTAGTAGATGGTGGCCGACGACACGAGCGTGCAGAGTGCGCTCAAGGCGAACCTTACGGCTGGGTTGTTGATATCGGCCAGCTCGGGCGTTGCCAAGGCCACGAGCGTGAAGGCCTCCAACGCGATGCAGATGCGCATGGCGGCGTTCGTGACGCGCTTGCCGAGGGAGACCTTGCCAACCGATATGACGACGAAGAACACGGCCAGTACGCTCAAGGTCACGAGCATGGCGCCGTCGGTGAAGATGCCCTCGTCCGTGCTGGTGTAGCTGCCATAGCTGGCAACGATAAGCCCTGCCCGTCCGAACGCAAGGCCCACCACGAGCGGCCAGAGCTGTGCGCAGGTGCGCAAGAAGTCGCCCGGTGTCTGCCGGGCGCTGTGCTCGTCTTCTGTTTGCTTTGCGATGGTGCCAGCATGACCGTCTGCGGTCGGCTCCAGGCGGCCGGATGCCCGCTCGGCTGTGCGGGCCGCTGCCTCATGGGGCGCTTGATATGCCAAAACCGATCCTCCCCGTTCGTATAATGGCAACATGGTAACGCTTCGGCCGCCGTGCGTAATCGTCGTCGGCTTTTTGTAAACAAACTGGGTCAACTATTCCCGCGCTCTCGTTCTCGCGCGGCGTGGAAATCAGGATAGCAGGACTTTCCGCCGCGAAACCGAATTTTATCCCTAAAGAGGGTAGGCCGGCGCGGGGGCAACGTGCATTATTGAACCATTCGGTGAAGCTTTCCGCTGCCGTCCGCTCGCGCTTCGTCGTTCGGCGGACGGTCTGACGACGAGAAGGAGCAGGCGATGGGAGAGTCGAGGAACGTGTACGTCGAGCCAGACGAGCGCGCCGTCATCCGCACGGCCGACGTGTACCAGACGGAGGTCGAGGCGGGTACGGGCGGCTACTCGGACACGCTTTTGGCCGTGGTGGCGAACTTCAAGAACAGCGGCGCCCCCGAGGGCTTCAACGCGCAGAGCATGGTGGGCAAGTCGAAGCGCGGCGAGGTGGCCCTGCGTCTGTTCGCCGTCATCGATCCGGAGGCGGAGACGTTCGTGCGCATGGGCTTCAAGTCGCGCGGCTGCCTGGCCATGACGGCGTGCGCGAGCACGATCTGCTCGATGGTAGAGGACAAGACGTTCGCGGAAGCGCTGGCCATAAGGCCCGAAGACGTGAAGGCTGCCCTTGACGGCGTGCCGTCGGACAAGCTGCACACGACGTACTTCGCCACGGAAGGCGTGCGCGCCCTCGTGGGCGACTTCCTCATCCGTCGCGGTGCGTCCATCGAGGAGTTGGACCGTGCGGTGCCGTGCGACGAGCTGTCCATCCCCTGTGCCATGTGCGAGCACTGCTCGCTGCGCGACGCGCGGGTGGAGCTGCTGTTCGGCGGCGAGGACGACGGGGCGGAAGAGGTGCGCGCATGAGCGAAGAGGCGATGGGGCCGGCGTGCGCGGACGGTTTCGGCGAGGCTGCGTCCGAGGATGCCGCCGCGCGTGAGCTGGCCGAGCACAACGCGCTGGCGGACGTGTTCGACGACGTGCGCGCGCAGTCGGCGCAGAGCGCGCTGGTGGAACCCACGCGCTGGCCGGAGATCGGCCTGGTGCCCGAGCATCTGGATGCCGAGGAGTTCGAGATGCTCGTGTACGAGTATCTGGAGGACGAGCGCGCGGCCCAGGCCGAGGACGAGGCGGATGCCGCGCCCGTGTACCGCACGGCCACGCGGGCGGTGGGCGTGCCGCGGGCGTTCGGGGGCTCTGCGCCTGCCGAGGCGGCGGCGGACGGCGTGTTCGCGAATGCCGAGCCGGAGGATGCCGAGGAGGCAAGCGCTGGGGTGGCAGATGCCGAGGCTACGGCTTGCAACGAGGTGTCGTTCGATCCGGCAGCTGCCGATGCTTCGGGCGAAGCCTTAGAGGGCGCGCCGTCGGCCTCGGAGACGGCTGCTGCCCGTGAGACGGTGAAGGCGTCGCCGGCCGCGGCGCCGCCCGAGGGCGATGATGGCGGCGACCCTTTTGCAGGCGTGGAGCTTCCCCCTGGCTACCGCTTGGTGGAGATGGAGGGCGAATTCGTGCTCGTGCCTGACGAGGAGGCCGAGCCCGTGGAGCGTGCCATCGACTGCTCGGGTATCGTGGCGTTGGTGGGCGCGCACAGCTACTACCTGTACGACCGCACCGTCATGACCGATGCCTACGCGCACTGGGCGTTCCTGGCGGCTGAGGACGACAACGTGGTGACGTTCGTGGACTGCGTGCGCGAGGACTCTCGCATATATCCGCGCCCGCTCGCCGCATCCAGCCTAGGCAACCCGCCGTTCAACCTGGCAGAGGATGCGGTCGCCCAGACATGGGATATCGTGCGCGAGTCGGGCGCCTATCCCGACATCCAGCAGACGACAGCCTCGAACGGGGACGTCTACTACTTCTCGACGGAGCACCTGAGCCCGGCATACGCCGCCTCGCTGGCCGAATGGGACGCGGTGGAGCGCAAGATGCATTTGTAGGGTGACGGGGATGAGGCATCATCCCCGTCCCTGTGTCTCGCGCAGAAGGGTTGGGTGGCAGAGAGGCGGGGCGATGTCTCGCATGCCTCCCTGCCACGAGATTCGGTTTATTTGTTCTCAGGAGCGGCTTTGCCGGGAGCCTTTTCAACGAAGCCCTCGGCGTAGGCGCTCGGCACTACGAGGGAGCCACCCGATTCCCGCAGGCTTTGGTTCACGAGATGCATCTGGCGCAGCTTGAAAGCAAGCTCGTCTTCCTTGTAGATGTCGGTGGCATCGTGCAGCATGGCGGCCACGTCTTTCTCTACTTCCGCCAGCACGATGCGCGCGTCCTTCTCGCGCTCCGCTTTTGCTGCTGCGGCCATGGTGTCTTGGAGGTCCTTGGGGATGACGATGTCGCGGATTTCCACCGACATGATGGATACGCCCCACGAGTTTGTCTTCTCTTCGATTTTTTCGCGCAATTCCTGGTCCAGTTTGTCGCGATGAACCGTTACGTCGGAGAGGCTGTTTCGTCCGATTGCATCACGCAGGGCGGTTTGCGCCGCCATGGATACGGCGTCGTAATAGTTCTCCACCTCCATGCATGCCTTTTCGGCATCCCAGATCATCCAGAATATGGCGGCATCTACGTTAACAGGCACGAGGTCGGAGGTCAGGATCTCTTCTGCACTGAAGCCCGTCAGCATGGTGCGCAAGTCTGCCTTCAGGGCAACGTGCTCGATGAACGGGATGGTGAGGTATAGACCGGGGCCTGCCATGCGGTTGTATGCGCCGAATCGCAGGATGACGTCGCGTTCCCACTGCGAGGCAATATGTACCGTGAAGATGGCGATGGTTGCAAAAACGAGACTCGAGCATAGCACCCAGATGCTCATTTCCCCTGTTGACATATATCCGATAGAAGCGACGACCGCGAATACGGCGACAAAGACGAAGGCCGAGAAAACATTCGAGGCATTGTCGTCAACGTGCCTGGTGCTCGGTGAATTGAGAAATTCGATTTCGCCGGATCGAGCATTCGCGCTGCCCGAGGCGCCGGCTTTCGCTCTGTTATTGAACAATCCCATATTCGCTCTTCTCCTCTTCCGCTTTTCGGGCCTTGCGTTCCAGTTCGTCGATAATCGAAAGCATGCGCTCGCGTGCTTCGCGGTACGTCATGCCTTTCGACCGGTATTGCCTGATGCAGTTTTCAAGCAGCGCGTCGATGGCGTCTTCTTCGGATTCTTCCGACGAGATGTTCCTTTGAACGAACATGCCGCGTCCTCGTGCGGATACAGCCAGCCCTGAAAGCTCGAGATCGCGGTACGCTTTTGTCACGGTGTTGTAGTTGATCTTGGCTTCGGCGGCTATGCTGCGCACGCTTGGGAGCTGTTCGCCAGGTTTGAAGAATCCCGTGCGAATCAGATAGGCGAAGCGGTTTCGCAACTGAGCCCAGATGGGCAGGTCGGATGTCTCGTCCACGCGAAACAACGGGTTGTCGTCGTTACTTTGCAATCTGTCACCTTTTAGATCGAGCTGGATAGAATAGGTGGAGTCCATGTATCAGGCGCGACGCCTCAGTCAATGGACTCCGCATGTAATGAGGCAATAACGCAAGCATAATCCGCCAAGCAAGCAAATGAAGTCCGAGACAGGTATGGCACGGCATTCCTTTCGAGTAATCGAGTAGGTTTCGAGCGTAATGGGCAGCGCGATTCCCATGCCAATCACGCCTACGCCCGCAATGGCCAGCATCTCGGGTTCCATCAAAAGGCTGAGGGAAGCGTCTGCCAAGGGGTTCCGAAAAGCCGCGTTGACGAATAAGGTCAAGAATACTACCTCTACAGCAAGGCAGGCCACATGGCATATCTGGAGCGGCTTGGTCGCGCGCAACAAAAGGGACTGACCTTGCGTGAACCAGTCGATTAACAGCACGACGGATACTCCCGATGAAAGAGAGGAAAACACAAACAGGACGATGATTGACCAATGATTCCAAAAGGGGATGCTGCCCTGGAAAAGGAATATTCCCGTATAGGCCATCGTCGCCAGGGCCCCGATGCAGCAAAGGGCTTCGACGATATCCAGCCAACGCCCGCGAAGGGTAAGGGGGCTGTTCGGCAGCGATGCCGCCAGCAGAAGCGCCGCCAAAAGGGCTTCGATGGCGAGCGTATAGGCACCGAAGGTGATGACAGTGGGATGGGGAAGAAAGAACACCATCAAAGCGCGCCCGGGGTTCCCTAAGTCTCCGAGCAGGCAAATCATTGCGAAAGCGAGCAACAGAAAACCCACGGTGTATGTTCGGCTGCGCAACGACTCGAATGCTGTGAGCAGGCGGGCAGGGTTCTCGGAGCGGCGAAAAGCGAAACTCCACGCAGACATGACGAAAAGCGCGCCTGCAGCTGCGCCGCCCAAGAACAAATACACTATGACCAAAGATCCGTACAAAGCACCCCGCATTCATTCCGATCGAGTCTTCCGGCATTATCCCACGAAATGATTCTCTAGGGAAATACTTATTGACTGAAACAGTGAATCGCAATACTATGTCACCAGTGAATGAATACGGCATCGTCCGTCGGCCGCGGAGGGGATGGCGTGTTTCCATTCAGTGGGCGAACCGTAACAAAGGGTGGGTCGCCCACATCCTGTTAGGGGTCTGTCCGAAGAAGGATGGCGCGTCGCGCGAGCACCTGCCCATCTTCGGCACCGAAGCTGATAGCGAGGTGTTGCAATGATTTCTGAATTCCCATTGCTCCTGTTCACGACTTTGGCCGGCCTGGCCGCCGGTGCCTATGCGGTGAGAGCCGTGTTCCCGGTGGGCGAGGATGCCAAGAAAGCGTGGCTGTTCCCGCTGGTATGCGGTATCCTTTTGGCCGTTGGCTTGGTGGGCCTGCCGCTGCATCTAGGTCGTCCCGAACGCATGCTCATCGCGCTCACGCAGCCCGGCGCCATGATTGCTCAGGAGGCATACTGGTCGATGGGCCTGGGTGTCATCCTGATCATAGATTTGGTGGTTTCCAAGGTAAAGGGCTCTGCGCCGCGTGCGCTGCGCATCGTGGGCGCCGTCGCGGCGCTCGGCCTCACGTTCGTGATGGCCAACGCCTACTTCATGTCGGTCGGCATCCCGGCATGGGCATCGTGGCAGACGTTCCCGCTGTTCATTTTGGGCAACCTGGCCATGGGCGCGGCGCTCCTGGTGCTGTTCGAGGCGAAGCTGGCCGAGGACGGCACGTACCTGACGGCGTCCGCCGTCTTGGGCGTGCTCGCCGTCGTCGCCATCGCGTTGGAAGCCGTGCATTTCGCGGGTGTCGGCGCGGACATGGTACTGCTGGTTATCGGCGCCGTGGCCGTGGCCGCAGCCGCCGTGCTGCAGTTCATGGCGAAGTCGGGCAAGTTGTCGCCGAAGACCGCCGTGCTATCCGCGTTCGCCTGCGCTTTCGTCGGCGTCGCCTTGGCCCGTTACGGCTTCTACGCCGCATACGCTCTGTAAGGTAAGGGGGAGAAAATGACCGACATTACTTCCAGCAAATCCCGCGGCTTCACCCGCCGCTCGTTCATCGCGGGCGCCGCGGCCCTCACTGCTGCCGGCGCTTTGTCCGGTTGCTCGGCTACTGCCAAGGGACTCGCCCCGCATGCGGCCGACTCGTCGAAAGCCGGCGTTGAGGAGATCTTCTCAGGTGCGTGCCGCTCTCAGTGCATTCAGGGCTGTTATCTGAACGTGCACGTGCGTGACGGTCAGATTGTGCGCACTACGGCTGGTCGCATCGAGGAAGAGCCGTTCTACGAACATATCTGCCCGAAGGGTTTAAGCCACCCTGCTCGCGTTTACAGCGCCGGGCGCCTGCAATACCCTATGCGCCGTGTGGGCGAGCGTGGTGCTGGTGAATTCGAGCGCATTTCCTGGGATGAGGCCATCAGGGAGATCGCTGACAAATGGAAGGGTTATCGCGAGGAGTTCGGTCCGGAATCCATCGCCTTCTTCATGGGCAGTGGCAACACGGCCGTGCTGGGCGGCGGCACAGCAGACGGGTCGGTCATGCAGCACCTGCAGACCGTCATGGGCGCTTGCAGCGTGCTTCCCGATCGCGACATCGCGTTCCAGTCGGCCATGTCGAAGATGTTCGGTCCTGGCGGTGCGTTCGTGTCCCCCAAAGAATGGAGTGGCGCCAATCATATCGTCATCTGGGGCTGCAACCCCGCCGTTTCCTGCAAGCGCATGATGCACCTCTACCTTGATGCGAAGGAGGCGGGCGCGCAGCTTACCACCATCGATATTCAGTACAACACCAATGTAGCGAAGTCCGATTGGTACGTCCCTGTCCATCCTGCAACCGACGGTGCGCTTGTGTTCGGCATCTTGAGCGAAGTTATTGCCCAGGGCTGGCAGGACTCCGAATTTTTGCGAGCCCATACCGAGGCTCCTTTCCTGGTGAAAGAAGACAACACGTTCTTGCGCATGAGCGATTTGGGTGTTCCGGCTAAGGAGGGCCCGGTGAACGCTATGACGGGCAAACCTACCGTCATTGACCCTGAAGTGGTGTGGGACGAGGCGACACAGTCCGTCAAGCCCTATTCGGAAGCCGAAATGCCTGCGCTCGAGGGTATCCCCGGAGAGGTAGAAGGTTTTAGAATCCGTCCGGTGTGGAGCATGATTCTCGAAGCTATTTCCGCTTGGACACCCGAGCGCGCCTCTGAGACCTGTGGCGTGCCCGTTGAAGACATCAAGCGCCTTGCGCGCATGTATGGCCAGGAGGGCCCCGTGCTCACCGGCATGAACCAGGGCTTGAACCATTACTTCAATGCCATCTACACTTATGATGCCATCTTTGCCCTTATGCTTATCACGGGCAACATAGGCAAGCCTTCTGCAGGCGTCATTTCCGGCGGTGGCAGCTTCGGCATCAGCAACTCAAAGGGCTGCATAAACCAGCCTAGCTCCAAAGGCGAAAAGCCTGCGGGTCCCGGTCGCAATATCAACTGGACTGCGCTGTACGGCATTGTCCATGACCAGGAATTACTGGGCAAACCGTTCCCACTGAAGAGCCTGTACTGCTCGTGCACCAACATCGTGTCGAACCAGACCGAGCAGAACGAGACCATCAAATCGCTGCAGGAGATAGAGTTTTTGGTTGTCCAGGAAATGACCATGAGCGACACGGCCCTGTATGCCGATATCCTGCTGCCAGCTTGCCATTGGTTCGAGTGCGAAGATGTGCGCGTTCGTTCGTACAACATGCCGTACCTTTTGTACAACGACAAGGCGATTGAGCCCCTGTACGAAAGCAAGCCCGACTTCGACATTTACAAGATGATCGGAACTGCCATGGGCTTCGGTGATTTCTTCGACTTCACCGAAAAAGACTATATTTCTCTGTGGCTCGACAGTCCTGTGGCAAAGAAGGAGGGTGTCACATACGAATCGCTTCGCGAGACGAAGATTGCCCGCAATCACCAACTTAAAGACAATCCGCTTCTAGGTGGTAAATTCTTCTACCAGAACGGCCGTGCCAAGCTTTGGACGGAAAAGGTCGTTCCCGAGTATAACCTGGGCCAAGAAGTCGACGAGAGCAAGGAGCACCTGCTTCTGTACTGGGAGCCGGCGCGTGAGGCAAACCTGGAAGCGCCCATTCGCGAGAAGTATCCGTACTCTGTGCTTGGCGAGCATATGCGCACGCGCAACCACACGCAGTGGTGGGATGTGGGCTATATGAAGGAATACGAGAGGCAGCCAGTTGCGCGCTTCAACCCTCATGACGCCAAGGAGCTGGGGATTGCCGAGGGCGATACCGTGCGCCTCTACAATGATAGGGGCTCGGTAACGCTGTTGGCCACCATTAACGCCGGCCAAGCGCCCAAGACCATCAACTGCCCGCGTAGTTTCCTTACGCGCGAGCACATCGATGGAGATTTCGCAACCATCTCGTTTAACGACTACAACCAGGTGACGCGCAATCAGTGCTACTTCGACCAGGCCGTTGCCGTCGAGAAGCTGTAGGAGGACTGATACTATGACTCGATATGGTATGGCTATCGACCTTGAGCGCTGCGTTGGCTGCCAAGCATGCGCCACGGCATGTAAGATCGCCAACAATCTGCCCAAGGATATAACCTACAACACGGTGTATACAAGGACGAGCACCAACCCGGACGATTTCGGCACGGCAGTCGTGCATGGCGCTACTGCCAACGATAATGCATTCGGCGAGTTTCCAAACTGCATGCTGGAATTCCTGCCAGTGCAATGCCAGCACTGCGACAATCCCCCGTGCCTGAGCGTATGCCCGACAGGTGCGACGAAGAAACGTGCTGACGGCATCGTATATGTCGACAACTCGCTGTGTATCGGTTGCCGCGCGTGCATGATGGCATGCCCGTACGATCACGTGCGGTCGATGAACGAAGGTGCGCCCGAGTATTATCTCGATGTTGTGGTGGGTGAAGCTGATGCACCGACGCACGAGGCTGGCACGGTGGAAAAGTGCACGTTCTGCCATAACCTGGTCGATCGTGGCGAAGTGCCGGCGTGCATGCAACTGTGCATGGGTCGCGCCCGGTTCTGGGGCGATTTGGACGACCCGGAGTCCGATGTATCGAAAGCCATCGAAGGGCGCAGCTACTACAAGTTGCGCGAATCGGCGGGAACCAGCCCCAATGTGTTCTATCTCACAAAGTAGCCGTTTGAGCCGTCGCGTCCTGCTGTGCGCGACGGCTCCCCAATAGGTGGAGTGGTTCATATGGGTGAAGGCATCGAATGGAAGCTTCATCGGGCTGTAGGTTTATCCGACCTCGCATCACTTCTGGCGACTGGCTTCTCCTTTCCGGACGGTAAGCTCGCCCAAGCGCTTTCCGACGGGGCATTTCTCGATGATTGGCGTGCGAGCATCGTCGATGCGTGCGGCAGGGAATCGGCGGGCGATGCGCGCTTGTCAAGTCGCTGTGCTGTGGCTTTCGCTGAAACCGACGAAGGGCTGTTGCGACGCGAGTACAGCCGCCTTTTCCTGGCACCTGGTGTCGACGTGCCGATTTGGCCCTACGAGAGTCCTTTTTTACATCGTATGGTGGGCGCCGAAGGAGCTCCGTCGCTGTTCCGAACTCGCATTTCGATGGACGTCGAGCGCTGCATGGCAGCAGCGGGCGTGGTCACGGTCGATCTGTGCCGAGAACCTGTCGACAGCGTATTCCACGAATTCGAGTTTCTGGCGCATCTACACGCTTGTATCGGCGAGGCGCTTCGAGTTGGAGACGGTGACGCCGAGAGGGAATGGCGCGACCGTCTGTGCTCGTTTGCCAGCGATCATGCTTTGAAGTGGCTTCCTGCTTTCATGCAGGAAGTGGCGGACTTCAGCCGCTTGGGAGAATATCGTGCATTTGCCCGTTTGGGTGTGCGCTATTTGGGTGAACTGGCGACCGAAACGGGAGCCGATATTGGAATTGTGAGCTCTGCGTCCTGCAAGGGGTGATCGCATGACGTTTCTGATCGTGTTCGCATGTACGGCAGCGGCGGCGTTTCTGCTGAAACCGGCCATCAAAAAGGTGCCGGTGGCGTGGTACGTGTCGGCAGGCATCCTGATGGTGCTCTACGTTGCGGGGCTGCAGGGCTGGCTGCCGTTGCCGGCTCCGGTTCGCAGCGTGCTGTTCCTGCTGCTGCAAAAGGGCACCCTTGCGGTTGCGCTGTTCGCGGTGGTGATGTTCATCGGCGCGCTCCCGCGCGATTCGGGGCCGCGCAAGCATCTCATGCCCATCCGTGCCGAGCTTTCCGTCATCGCATGCATCCTGGTATGCGGGCATATCGTCGCGTACTGCCTGTCGTACGTGCCGCGCATGATGGGGGCGGGTGGCGTTAACCCCTTCGTCGCCGTCGGGTTGGCGGTGGCAGCGGCTATCACCGTGCTGCTAGTCGTGCTGGGCGTCACGTCGTTCAATTCCGTGAAGGCGCGTATGAGCAAGCAGATATGGGTCAAGGTGCAGAAGTGGGCTTACGTGTTCTTCGGCTTGACGTACGTGCACGTGCTGGCCATGCTCCTGCCGAGCGCTCTCGGTGGTGGCGCTGCAGCCGTGCAGAGCGTGGCGGCTTACACGGTCGTGTTCGGCGCGTACGCCGTGTTGCGCGTGGCTCGCGCCAAGCGGGAATCAGGGGGCTGTATCAAAGACCCCAGATCGCAAGCCCGACAGGTGACCGCCTCGTAGGGCAAGTGCTCTGCTCTTGCCCTACGCTCGCCCCGGGAGAGACGGCGAGGCGAGGCTTTTGATGCAGCTCCCGCGCCTCCATGCAGAAGGCCCCGACGATGTCGGGGCCTTCTGCATGTATAAGGGTGCAGGCGCCGGGAAAGGGGAAGGAGGGGGAGGCCGGCGCCTGCTCGAGGTTGTCAGTTTACGGCAGCAGGTTGAGCGACTGCAGCTCTTCCTTCACGTCGGCCATGCCGTACGCGTCGAGGCAGGCGGCCGTGGGGCAGCCCAGCTTCTCGTCCCAGCCGAACTTGCCGTACACCATGCCGAGCGCCGTCTGGAAGTCGTCGCGGTCCATCTTGTCGGTGCCTTCCGTGAACGGCTTCTTGTCCGGGTCCTTGTCGAAGGCCCAGGCGGTGATCACGTCGTGGTCGGCGCGCAGGTCGTTGTTGCCGAGCGAGCCGTCGGCCTTCGTCATGCCGCGCACCGTGTTCGCGCGCTGCAGCGTCATGATCTTGGCGCCGGCCTGGTACAGGTCGTCGGTGGTCAGGTCCTCGCCGGTCACAGCCTTGAAGAACTTGGCCTCCAGGTCGAGGTCGCCGCGGTAGTTGCGAGCTTTCGTGGGGCTCATGGTCATGGGCCACACCCAGTTGCACAGCGTGAGCGAGTCGTGCAGCACGTCGGTCACGAGGCTCCACCAGGCGAAGTTCGCCTTGTGGTCGTTCATGGGCGTGTAGTTCTTGTCCTGGTCGATGGCGTCGGCGCCGCCCCAGACCTCCTCGGCGATCTGCTGCTTCAGCTCGAAGGGCAGGCCGCAGCCCTGGAAGTTCACGGCGGAGTGGATCATGTCGTCGCGGTTGAACATCATGTTGTACACGGCGCCCACCTGGCCGAAGCACTCGATGGCGTGGTGCACGGGCCAGCCGCGGTAGTTGATGAGCGTGGACTTCGCGTTGTCGAACCACGCCTGCTCGTTCCAACGCTCGCACCACACGTACGGGCCGTGGGCCAGATACGAGATCTCGGAGTCGTTCTGCGCGATCTTCGTGAGGATCTCGATCATGACCGTGGGGTCGCGGCGATCGGCGTCGAACTTGCCCCAGTCGATGGAGGCGTACTCGTCGGCCGGCAGCACGCGCTTGAACACGCCGTTGGCGTGGCAGTAGGCGATGTCGCGGTAGAGCTGGGCGTAGTTGCACCACAGGCCCAGGTTGTCCATCGTGTTGGACGTGGTGGTGTCCCACAGGATGGAAAGGTCGCCGTCGTCCTTCAGGCCCATCTTCAGGAAGGGCTCCATGTACACGCTCACGGGGAAGTTCGCCGCGCAGGTGTTGCCCGCGGTCTCGTAGCCCGTGGTCTCCTTCGTGCCCTCCACGCGCAGGTCGGAGTAGCAGTGGATGGGGCAGCTGTGGCAGCCGTTCATCTTGATGGTGTACTTCGAGGCGGCCTCGCCCAGGTCCTTCGTGGACTTCATGCAGCGGTAGCCCACGGTGTTGATCTCGCCGGGCTTCGGCTCGCCCGTCTCGATGGGCTCGCCCTCGGCGGCCTCCCAGAACAGGCCCTTGCGCGCCGTCCAGCGGGAGCCCTTGTCGTAGTACTCGGCCCACTCCTGCTGGGTGGAAGGCACCACGTGGTTGTTGTTCGAGCCGATGATCTCGCGCAGCATGTAGTCGGACAGGTCCGCCACCGTCTGCGGGTCCTTCACGTTCACGGAGCCGTCGCCTTCCACCACGAGGGCCTTGAGCATCTTCGAGCCCATGACCGCGCCCGTGCCGGC is from Gordonibacter urolithinfaciens and encodes:
- a CDS encoding helix-turn-helix transcriptional regulator, which encodes MAYQAPHEAAARTAERASGRLEPTADGHAGTIAKQTEDEHSARQTPGDFLRTCAQLWPLVVGLAFGRAGLIVASYGSYTSTDEGIFTDGAMLVTLSVLAVFFVVISVGKVSLGKRVTNAAMRICIALEAFTLVALATPELADINNPAVRFALSALCTLVSSATIYYWLRRARGTGTIVAALFVFSALILSEVEIYLCTLLPVAVGNLVATVLVLVQYPCMLWARKRTQPHDIAAGASQSNDYFGFTKTMIQSKQFLAATAIGIGVLSVVIGLLRGYPSGEAIAFTPVTRAAYGLLTVGISGAIIALVLHGRQRVLTVGIFIVMELLACLALVAYAAFPDMLDIGAVFTTTLNALMVAFTWYVVIAFMSYGWRDPYYYAIAGWLVWLGCRAIARVALLGSFDLVPNETLMNALMGSCIVVSAQVIFVQFLNIARRDVQEQEQQNARQESVLVKIMGLDEHESLADVRQASMKHNAEEMGRQFLLSDREMEVLALYALGYTQKRVAEELYITPGTAHAHIKRIYAKTGLHSRQEILDYMQQYTS
- a CDS encoding iron-sulfur cluster assembly scaffold protein — encoded protein: MGESRNVYVEPDERAVIRTADVYQTEVEAGTGGYSDTLLAVVANFKNSGAPEGFNAQSMVGKSKRGEVALRLFAVIDPEAETFVRMGFKSRGCLAMTACASTICSMVEDKTFAEALAIRPEDVKAALDGVPSDKLHTTYFATEGVRALVGDFLIRRGASIEELDRAVPCDELSIPCAMCEHCSLRDARVELLFGGEDDGAEEVRA
- a CDS encoding slipin family protein; its protein translation is MGLFNNRAKAGASGSANARSGEIEFLNSPSTRHVDDNASNVFSAFVFVAVFAVVASIGYMSTGEMSIWVLCSSLVFATIAIFTVHIASQWERDVILRFGAYNRMAGPGLYLTIPFIEHVALKADLRTMLTGFSAEEILTSDLVPVNVDAAIFWMIWDAEKACMEVENYYDAVSMAAQTALRDAIGRNSLSDVTVHRDKLDQELREKIEEKTNSWGVSIMSVEIRDIVIPKDLQDTMAAAAKAEREKDARIVLAEVEKDVAAMLHDATDIYKEDELAFKLRQMHLVNQSLRESGGSLVVPSAYAEGFVEKAPGKAAPENK
- a CDS encoding GntR family transcriptional regulator; amino-acid sequence: MDSTYSIQLDLKGDRLQSNDDNPLFRVDETSDLPIWAQLRNRFAYLIRTGFFKPGEQLPSVRSIAAEAKINYNTVTKAYRDLELSGLAVSARGRGMFVQRNISSEESEEDAIDALLENCIRQYRSKGMTYREARERMLSIIDELERKARKAEEEKSEYGIVQ
- the nrfD gene encoding NrfD/PsrC family molybdoenzyme membrane anchor subunit produces the protein MYGSLVIVYLFLGGAAAGALFVMSAWSFAFRRSENPARLLTAFESLRSRTYTVGFLLLAFAMICLLGDLGNPGRALMVFFLPHPTVITFGAYTLAIEALLAALLLAASLPNSPLTLRGRWLDIVEALCCIGALATMAYTGIFLFQGSIPFWNHWSIIVLFVFSSLSSGVSVVLLIDWFTQGQSLLLRATKPLQICHVACLAVEVVFLTLFVNAAFRNPLADASLSLLMEPEMLAIAGVGVIGMGIALPITLETYSITRKECRAIPVSDFICLLGGLCLRYCLITCGVH
- a CDS encoding DmsC/YnfH family molybdoenzyme membrane anchor subunit, translated to MISEFPLLLFTTLAGLAAGAYAVRAVFPVGEDAKKAWLFPLVCGILLAVGLVGLPLHLGRPERMLIALTQPGAMIAQEAYWSMGLGVILIIDLVVSKVKGSAPRALRIVGAVAALGLTFVMANAYFMSVGIPAWASWQTFPLFILGNLAMGAALLVLFEAKLAEDGTYLTASAVLGVLAVVAIALEAVHFAGVGADMVLLVIGAVAVAAAAVLQFMAKSGKLSPKTAVLSAFACAFVGVALARYGFYAAYAL
- a CDS encoding molybdopterin-dependent oxidoreductase, whose product is MTDITSSKSRGFTRRSFIAGAAALTAAGALSGCSATAKGLAPHAADSSKAGVEEIFSGACRSQCIQGCYLNVHVRDGQIVRTTAGRIEEEPFYEHICPKGLSHPARVYSAGRLQYPMRRVGERGAGEFERISWDEAIREIADKWKGYREEFGPESIAFFMGSGNTAVLGGGTADGSVMQHLQTVMGACSVLPDRDIAFQSAMSKMFGPGGAFVSPKEWSGANHIVIWGCNPAVSCKRMMHLYLDAKEAGAQLTTIDIQYNTNVAKSDWYVPVHPATDGALVFGILSEVIAQGWQDSEFLRAHTEAPFLVKEDNTFLRMSDLGVPAKEGPVNAMTGKPTVIDPEVVWDEATQSVKPYSEAEMPALEGIPGEVEGFRIRPVWSMILEAISAWTPERASETCGVPVEDIKRLARMYGQEGPVLTGMNQGLNHYFNAIYTYDAIFALMLITGNIGKPSAGVISGGGSFGISNSKGCINQPSSKGEKPAGPGRNINWTALYGIVHDQELLGKPFPLKSLYCSCTNIVSNQTEQNETIKSLQEIEFLVVQEMTMSDTALYADILLPACHWFECEDVRVRSYNMPYLLYNDKAIEPLYESKPDFDIYKMIGTAMGFGDFFDFTEKDYISLWLDSPVAKKEGVTYESLRETKIARNHQLKDNPLLGGKFFYQNGRAKLWTEKVVPEYNLGQEVDESKEHLLLYWEPAREANLEAPIREKYPYSVLGEHMRTRNHTQWWDVGYMKEYERQPVARFNPHDAKELGIAEGDTVRLYNDRGSVTLLATINAGQAPKTINCPRSFLTREHIDGDFATISFNDYNQVTRNQCYFDQAVAVEKL